GGTGAATGCCGTGGCGTGGGGCGTCTGCTGCCATGTCGTGAAAGTATTCGAGGCGACGACGCCGCCGCTATGGCACAGGGCGCACGTTTGGGCTCCGAGAAATGTCGCGGCCGTTATGGTCTGCGACACGTTTGTCGTGCCCGTTGTTGTGTTGATCGTCGCAACAACCGTGTATTGGCCAACCACATCAGGAACCAGCACAGCTCGGCCTGCGACGCGCAGGACAAGGCGATCCGCGGGTTTGTAGACCGGAACATTGGTGCTGAGCGGACTGGACGTGATGGCTGCAGCCGAACCGATTGGTTTGTTGCTGAGGTTCCAAGTCACACTCGTTATCGACGCGGGCGCAACAGAGGAGTTGACCACTGCGTCGAGGTAAGCAGGTTGTCCAATGCCGATGGTGTTGAGGCCGCTGGCAGTCTGACGGCCGGTCAAGGCATGGTCCTTGATTTCTTGCGGCGTCAGAGGGCGGAGCTGCAGTTGCCCGTTCAGGCCCGCGGCGGGGGCGGTCGCCGCGATGGCATTCCCGCCTCCAGGGGCAAATAGCGCGCACGCCGCCAGCAAGGCGTACGCAGGTTTGGTCCAGGTTTTCGGTTTCATAGTTGATTGTTCAATAGAGAGGTTGCGGTCAAGGAGACACGAACTGGCATGAGCTTAGGCAGGTTCGAAAAACCAACTATCCGCCTATTGTCAAACAACGACTTTTAATTGGCGTACGCGACAGCAACATGCGTTGGATCAACGTTGGTTATGCAGCGGACGGGCAGGACGCAGGCCATTCGAAGCCAGCCTGTGCAGGAGGACAAGCGGACAAGTTTCAGCCGGCGCAAACAGCGGGCTCAAGAAAGGCGAGTTCAACGTTTGCAGGAACGGGACGAACGGCCGGAGCCGTGAACCGACGCAAGAGGTCATTCGCACGGGAGCTGATAATTTCCTCGCATCGTCCCAGCTCCTGCTGACGCAGGCGCATGTTCTCGCGCACGATTACTTCGAGATCATCCACGTCGTACAAATAAACATTGCTCACCTGCTGCACGTCGGCAGCGATATCGCGCGGCACCGCGATATCGATGAGAACAAGGGAGCGATTGCGTCGTGCCTGCATCACACGCTCTATTTCTTCTCGGTGAAGGATCGTGTGGGGGCAGCCAGTCGATGTGACAACGATGTCGGCCTGTTCCATCGCGGGAAGGCAATCGTCAAAGCGGATGGCGCGTCCGCCGAACTCCGACGCAAGATTTTGGGCGCGGTCGAACGAGCGATTCGAAACCAGCACTGAGCGCACACCCTTTTTGCTCAGATGTCGCACGCAGGCTTCTCCCATCTTGCCCGCGCCAATGATCATTATGGTCTTGTCGGAAAAATCCTGGTCGAAGATGCGTTCGGCCAATTCGACGGCAACACTGCCGACAGAGGTGGCGCCCCTGCCGATTCCGGTGCGGGTGCGGATCTCCTTGGCTGTCTGCAAAGCGGTTTGGAAAGCGCGGTTGAGCACTTTTCCGGTCAGGTGCGCATCGCAGGCGGCCTGGTAAGCTTGCTTGAGCTGGCCGGTGATTTCCGTTTCACCAATCACCATGGAATCCAGTCCGCTGGCGACAGAGTAAAGGTGTTGCACCGCTTCGGAGCCCTCCTTGATGTAAAGATAGGGTGAGAAGTCGATCCTGCTCGCGGAGAGGTGCTGGAAGAGGGTGTTTAACTGGGTGCGCGGATTGCGGGTCACGCCGTAGATCTCTACGCGGTTGCACGTGGAGAGAAGGACGACCTCATCCAATTGGGCGCTCAGCTTCAGGCGGCAGCCATGACACTGGAGGCGCGACGCGTGCACTGCAATTTGCTCGCGGATCTCGACAGGCGCGGTTTTGAAGCTGAGACCGGCGATGAAGATTCTCATATGGCCGCTTGGGGGACGGAGTTCAAGGACCGCGCGCAGCGAACCGGCTTCCTGCAATCCATCACTGTGGGTGTCAGGACGCCCGAACCTGGCAGGCTACGCTGCGCGGGAAAGGTGTCAGGGTTGGGAAGAACAGCCAAGCTGGCGTCAGTGCCGAGGGCAGCAGCCAGCTCTTGTCGCGTGCACTTGCTCGGGCGTCGGCTGTTCATGAGGCAAATCTAGTAAGGCGCCCCCTGAGCGCCTCGCCATGACTTGCCAAACAATTGCCGTATCTTGCTTCCTCCCAGCCCACACAAGGCCAAGCGCCTCTCAGGCGCCAATGTGTTTGCGCAGGAGGCCGCAGATCACATCAGACCATTTTTTGAGCGTTGCTTCTTCCCGGCCTTCCACGAGCAAACGCGCTTTCGGTTCGGTCCCGGAGTAGCGCAGGAGAATGCGGCCGCCTTGCGACTGGAGTTCCTTCTCAGCGTCATTGACCAGCGCGGCCAGTCCGTCGAGCTGCTCAAACGGCTTCTTCTCCCTCACACGCACATTGGTGACGAGTTGCGGGAAACGCGTCCAGCAGCGGGCCAGTTGCGACAGGGACTGTCCCTTGGCCTTCATGATACGCAAAATCTGCAGCGCTGAAACGAGTCCGTCGCCCGTTGAGCTGTAATCGCGGAAAATCATGTGCCCGCTCTGCTCGCCGCCCAGGTTGAATCCATGGCGAAGCATTTCATCGATCACGTTCTTGTCGCCCACAGCCGTGCGAATCAGGCGGCCCCCCGCACTCTTGATCGCTGCGTCCAGCCCGGCATTGCTCATCACCGTGCTGACAAGTGTGTTCTGGCTCAAGGTGCCCTGTGCGAGCATGTCCAATGATGCGATAGCCATGATGTCGTCGCCATCGATCAATGCCCCGGATTCATCGCAAAGGATCACCCGATCCGCATCACCGTCGTGGGCGATGCCGAGGGCGGCGCCGTGTTCGCGGACTTTTTTGCAGATCAATTCAGGATGCATTGAACCGCAATCCTTGTTGATGTTCATGCCGTCCGGCTCGTTGCCATAAACGAAGACCTCCGCGCCCAGCTCACGCAGGACGCAGGGTGTTGCCTTGTAGGCGGCGCCATGTCCGCAATCGACGACCACCTTCAATCCCTCCAGCGTCTGGCCGCGCGGGAACGACGACTTGGCATACTCAATGTAGCGACCCAGGGCATCCTCGATGCGAACCGCTTTTCCGATTGCCTCTGCCGTCGGGCGAATGGTTTCGATCTCACCGCTGAACACCAGGTTCTCAATCTCCGCTTCAATCTGGTCGTCCAGTTTGTATCCGTCGGCCCGGAAGAACTTGATTCCATTATCAGCATACGGATTGTGCGACGCGGTGATCGCAATTCCCGCGTCTGCGCGAAGGCTGCGGGTCACGTAAGCCACGCCTGGAGTGGGAAGCGGCCCGATGAACAGGACGTCGACGCCCATCGACAGCACGCCTGAGGAAAGGGCGTTTTCCAGCATGTAGCCGGACAGGCGCGTGTCTTTGCCGATGACGATCTTGTGGCGTCCGCGTCCGCGCGCCTGCGATTCGAGGTTTTTGAAAACGTGCGCCGCGGCGCGGCCAAGCTTCAACGCGGTTTCCGCCGTGACGGGTTCGATATTTGCAGTTCCGCGCACCCCATCGGTGCCGAATATTTTTCGGGATGAACTCATAGTGGAAAGCGATTCAATTCTGCGGCGGTACAATGACCTCCACATCGCCAGGAGCGACGCGCGTAGCCACGAGGCCGTTGGGAAGTCTTACCTCGATCTGCTTGCGGAGGGAGTTTGCCGAGCTGATACCAGTCAGGTCGATCTCAGCGTGGATATCCTGCCGCCGAAGCTTTTGCATCAAAGCGGTTTCGCCGCGCACCGTGATCTCCACGCGATTGGGTTCAACGCTGACCGAGCGCGCCTCGGCTGCGGGAAC
The nucleotide sequence above comes from Verrucomicrobiia bacterium. Encoded proteins:
- the hemA gene encoding glutamyl-tRNA reductase; the protein is MRIFIAGLSFKTAPVEIREQIAVHASRLQCHGCRLKLSAQLDEVVLLSTCNRVEIYGVTRNPRTQLNTLFQHLSASRIDFSPYLYIKEGSEAVQHLYSVASGLDSMVIGETEITGQLKQAYQAACDAHLTGKVLNRAFQTALQTAKEIRTRTGIGRGATSVGSVAVELAERIFDQDFSDKTIMIIGAGKMGEACVRHLSKKGVRSVLVSNRSFDRAQNLASEFGGRAIRFDDCLPAMEQADIVVTSTGCPHTILHREEIERVMQARRNRSLVLIDIAVPRDIAADVQQVSNVYLYDVDDLEVIVRENMRLRQQELGRCEEIISSRANDLLRRFTAPAVRPVPANVELAFLEPAVCAG
- the glmM gene encoding phosphoglucosamine mutase, which produces MSSSRKIFGTDGVRGTANIEPVTAETALKLGRAAAHVFKNLESQARGRGRHKIVIGKDTRLSGYMLENALSSGVLSMGVDVLFIGPLPTPGVAYVTRSLRADAGIAITASHNPYADNGIKFFRADGYKLDDQIEAEIENLVFSGEIETIRPTAEAIGKAVRIEDALGRYIEYAKSSFPRGQTLEGLKVVVDCGHGAAYKATPCVLRELGAEVFVYGNEPDGMNINKDCGSMHPELICKKVREHGAALGIAHDGDADRVILCDESGALIDGDDIMAIASLDMLAQGTLSQNTLVSTVMSNAGLDAAIKSAGGRLIRTAVGDKNVIDEMLRHGFNLGGEQSGHMIFRDYSSTGDGLVSALQILRIMKAKGQSLSQLARCWTRFPQLVTNVRVREKKPFEQLDGLAALVNDAEKELQSQGGRILLRYSGTEPKARLLVEGREEATLKKWSDVICGLLRKHIGA
- a CDS encoding CdaR family protein, which encodes MIDLLRHILFRDFWLKLLSTVFAVIIWISVSKLFLRREVTPVIGTFGTHMIEQVYREIPILVRVPAAEARSVSVEPNRVEITVRGETALMQKLRRQDIHAEIDLTGISSANSLRKQIEVRLPNGLVATRVAPGDVEVIVPPQN